The genomic interval ACACCTGGAAGATCTTGTCCTCCATGCCAAAGGCCTTGACCCGCTTTTCCAGGTTGGCCTTGGCCTTCTCCTCCTGCCCCACGTAGGTGTGGACCGCGTACCATTCAATGCTCATCGCACAAGCCCTATCAGGAATCGGAAGACGAGATCGTAGAGCCCCAAGACCACCATGGCCACCAGGGTAAAGACCAAAATGGCCTGGGTACCCTCCACGACCTGCTCCCGCGTGGGC from Thermus neutrinimicus carries:
- the secE gene encoding preprotein translocase subunit SecE, whose amino-acid sequence is MFARIVRYFQEARAELARVTWPTREQVVEGTQAILVFTLVAMVVLGLYDLVFRFLIGLVR